The DNA segment ATAAATGCACCCCACTGCATCCATCTTACCTGTAACTCTTGAAGTGCAGGATTTTTTGGATCGTTATTATAGTCCCAACCGAAGAAACCGCCTATATCATTGTTCCAGTATGGTATACCACATATTACATAATTCAATCCCGATGGTATTTGATTTTTCATCACATCCCATCTGCTTGTGATGTCACCGCTCCAACTGAAAGTACCATAATGCTGTAGGCCGAATGCTCCGCAACGTGTCATCTGTACTGAACGTTTGTCATTACCTTTCATAGCACGCTGGTGTTCGTATATACCTTTGTTTGTCATCAATGGAAATGCATTTTTTACGCTTAGCCATGTGCCATCATAAGTCATATAATCATTATCTCCGGGCTTCTCAAAGTGGTCTGGTTCTGAAGAATCAGTCCACCATGCATCTATACCCATCTTATAAAGATTGGTAAGATATTTCCAATATATATCCCTTGCTTTTGGATTGAATGGATCATAAGGACGCACACCGGATTTCATTGGCCACGTTTCGAAAGGTAACAAAGCACCAATCTTTTTAAGTTCTTTATATTGTTGTGTCCAAGGACCAAAACTAGCCCATATTGATATAACAAAATGAGCATTCTGTGAGTGCACATATGTTATCATGTCTTCAGGAGTCTTAATTCTCAAGGTTTTGTAGTCTGCCTTTTTGTCTTCGTCGTTAGGCAAGAACTTGTCCCATGCTTTATCGCCCATCTTGTTGATATAATGAGGATTCATAAAACGCATAGCATTCCAGTTAGAATCACATCCCCAATATTGCCAGTCTTGTACAATACCGTCTAATGGTATTTGTAGTTCTCTGTATTTATCTACCACGGAGCATAATTCATCTGTGCTTTTGTAGCGTTCGCGACTCTGCCAGTGCCCCATTGCCCAAAGAGGGAACATTGTAGCCTGACCAGAAAGAGTACGTATTTGTTTTACGACACCATCTTGAGTTCCGTCTTTATACATAAAATAATAATCTTCCATCATTGCGACATCCGACTTGAATGATGTCTCTTCTGGAGAATCGTCAAAGTATGACTTACCGGCATTGTCCCAATACAGTCCATAACCTTTGTCGGATGTGAAATAAGGTATAGTGATGTTAGTATTGCCACTCCATATCGTTACATGTTGACCTCGCTGGTTTAGAGTTGGGCATTGACGTTGGCCTAGTCCGAATATGCTTTCGTCTTTATCCAGAACAAATGATTGTCTGAATTTGTATTTTCCATTGTTAGCATCACCAATATGTTTCTCATATCCAGATCCCTTTTCGGTCAGAAGTTTATTGTCTTTGCAATCCTTGAAAGACACTTCACCGTTATCCTTGTTTATAAGTACTATTATAGACTCAGACTTTAATATGATATCATTGCCTTGATCCAGATACTTTATATCTGTCTTTACCGGATTCATTATCACGGAATAACTTTTTTTGGCAGGTGCTGTTAGCATCGACATTGGATACTTTACCACCCTTACTATATAAGGTGAGTAAAATGTTATTTCCTCTGTTACTTTTTGTGATGGGATATCAATTTTTACCCCATTTTTAGTCTTGTTAAAGTCCTGTCCCATGATGCAACAGGACACAACTAATAATGCAAATAATATTAAACTTTTCTTCATATTGTTAGATTGTTATAATTATCTGGCAAAGTTATATATTTTGTCGTTAAAACGATAAAACATTTGTTGATACGTATAACAATCTCGTTGAAAATAGTTAATCTACTTGTATTCTGAAGGTTTACAACCGTATTTATCTTGAAAGCATTTACTTAGATAACTGGAAGAAGAGAACCCTACAGCTTCAGCTATCTCACTTATATTCATAGTCCCATTTCTTAACAATTTTGCAGCATGTTCAAGACGAATATCACGTATAAACATAGTTGGCGACTTGTCTAATAGAGCTGATAACTTCTTATACAATCCCGTACGATCCATACACATGTCCTTAC comes from the Xylanibacter oryzae DSM 17970 genome and includes:
- a CDS encoding glycoside hydrolase family 31 protein, with translation MKKSLILFALLVVSCCIMGQDFNKTKNGVKIDIPSQKVTEEITFYSPYIVRVVKYPMSMLTAPAKKSYSVIMNPVKTDIKYLDQGNDIILKSESIIVLINKDNGEVSFKDCKDNKLLTEKGSGYEKHIGDANNGKYKFRQSFVLDKDESIFGLGQRQCPTLNQRGQHVTIWSGNTNITIPYFTSDKGYGLYWDNAGKSYFDDSPEETSFKSDVAMMEDYYFMYKDGTQDGVVKQIRTLSGQATMFPLWAMGHWQSRERYKSTDELCSVVDKYRELQIPLDGIVQDWQYWGCDSNWNAMRFMNPHYINKMGDKAWDKFLPNDEDKKADYKTLRIKTPEDMITYVHSQNAHFVISIWASFGPWTQQYKELKKIGALLPFETWPMKSGVRPYDPFNPKARDIYWKYLTNLYKMGIDAWWTDSSEPDHFEKPGDNDYMTYDGTWLSVKNAFPLMTNKGIYEHQRAMKGNDKRSVQMTRCGAFGLQHYGTFSWSGDITSRWDVMKNQIPSGLNYVICGIPYWNNDIGGFFGWDYNNDPKNPALQELQVRWMQWGAFMPLMRNHCSSPMRDELYCFGNKGDWAFDIQKEYIQLRYRMLPYIYSNAGDVVLNSGSMIRPLVMDFVNDKKAINRDDEYLFGRNILVKPVTDPLYTWKDENKRGHLSYPDITKAAAGVNVYLPEGTEWYDFWTNQKIEGGREISKACPINIMPVYVRAGSIIPFGPNVEYAKEKPWNNLEIRVYPGKDGSFTLYEDEGDNYNYEKGQYSLITFKWNDKEHTLTIADRTGKFKGMLKERQFRIVLVNNNTPAGNEAIDNENASTNVRYSGKEVKINM